In Deltaproteobacteria bacterium, the following are encoded in one genomic region:
- a CDS encoding energy-coupling factor transporter transmembrane component T, protein MKFLQDITLGQYMPGDSFLHHLDPRTKFISLLLLMIVTFLIKTFIALALLAAFFLLTLVISQLSWGYVFRGVRSFIWLFLFTAAIHLFFTPGPSLPLFPIGFIDITWTGAAKGALVASQLLLAILLSSLMTLTTTPLQLAHGLEKLIYPLKRFRIPVEDFSLMTMLAIKFIPILLGEANRIIKAQSSRGVDFESGNFLRRAKNMIPILTPLFHSIFKRADDLAVAMFARGYISGAKRTHLHELKMRGKDYWVLIGVVGFVILEMKIH, encoded by the coding sequence ATGAAGTTCTTGCAGGACATTACCCTCGGGCAGTACATGCCAGGGGATTCATTTCTCCATCATCTCGACCCGCGGACCAAATTCATTTCTCTGCTCCTGCTGATGATCGTAACTTTTTTAATTAAAACCTTCATCGCCCTGGCTTTGCTCGCGGCTTTTTTCCTCCTCACTCTGGTCATTTCCCAACTTTCTTGGGGTTATGTTTTTCGGGGAGTAAGATCCTTTATCTGGCTTTTTTTATTCACGGCCGCTATTCACCTTTTTTTCACCCCAGGCCCTTCCCTTCCCCTTTTTCCGATCGGTTTTATCGACATCACCTGGACAGGGGCGGCCAAAGGTGCCCTGGTCGCCAGCCAGCTTTTATTGGCCATTCTTCTTTCTTCGTTAATGACCCTGACCACCACTCCCTTGCAGCTGGCCCATGGCCTGGAAAAACTTATTTACCCTTTGAAGCGCTTCCGCATCCCGGTCGAAGATTTTTCTTTGATGACCATGCTGGCCATCAAGTTCATCCCCATCCTTCTCGGCGAGGCCAACCGGATCATTAAAGCCCAGAGCTCCCGCGGAGTTGATTTCGAATCCGGGAATTTTTTGCGGCGCGCGAAAAATATGATACCCATCTTGACCCCCCTTTTTCACAGCATCTTCAAGCGGGCAGATGACTTGGCTGTGGCCATGTTCGCTCGAGGTTATATCAGCGGAGCAAAACGCACCCACTTGCACGAGTTAAAAATGAGAGGAAAAGATTACTGGGTTCTTATCGGCGTAGTGGGGTTTGTAATATTGGAAATGAAAATACATTAA
- a CDS encoding aspartate-semialdehyde dehydrogenase: LVVPEVNPHAIAQYKKRGIIANPNCSTIQMVVALKPIHDVARIKRIVVSTYQAVSGTGLKAIDELLSQTRAVLNAQQVQKKVYPHQIAFNCLPQIDVFLENGYTKEEMKMVNETQKIMEDPTIRVTATTVRVPVIHSHSESVNIETEKKLTVKEVKEILSRAPGVLVVDNPALSEYPLAIHAAGRDETFVGRIREDESIPNGINMWIVSDNIRKGAALNAVQIAEILIEKYLS; the protein is encoded by the coding sequence CTGGTTGTACCGGAAGTAAACCCCCATGCCATTGCCCAGTATAAAAAGCGCGGTATCATCGCCAACCCCAATTGCTCGACGATCCAGATGGTCGTCGCTTTGAAACCCATTCATGACGTGGCCCGCATCAAACGGATCGTCGTTTCCACTTATCAGGCGGTTTCCGGTACCGGTCTCAAAGCCATCGACGAGCTTTTAAGTCAAACCCGTGCCGTCCTGAATGCCCAGCAGGTTCAAAAAAAGGTTTATCCGCACCAGATCGCCTTCAACTGCCTGCCGCAGATCGACGTTTTCCTGGAGAACGGCTACACCAAAGAAGAGATGAAAATGGTCAATGAGACCCAAAAGATCATGGAAGACCCGACCATTCGAGTAACGGCCACGACCGTGCGCGTCCCGGTCATTCACAGCCATTCGGAATCTGTAAACATCGAGACGGAAAAAAAGCTTACCGTCAAGGAAGTAAAAGAAATTCTCTCCAGGGCTCCCGGTGTTCTCGTTGTGGACAACCCGGCTTTGAGTGAATACCCCCTGGCCATTCATGCCGCTGGACGGGATGAAACCTTCGTGGGGCGGATCCGCGAAGACGAGTCCATCCCTAACGGGATCAATATGTGGATCGTCTCCGACAACATCCGCAAGGGCGCAGCCTTGAACGCCGTTCAGATTGCGGAAATCCTGATCGAAAAATACCTTTCATGA